From the Canis lupus dingo isolate Sandy chromosome 37, ASM325472v2, whole genome shotgun sequence genome, one window contains:
- the STAT1 gene encoding signal transducer and activator of transcription 1-alpha/beta — MSQWYELQQLDSKFLEQVHQLYDDCFPMEIRQYLAQWLEKQDWEHAANDVSFATIRFHDLLSQLDDQYSRFSLENNFLLQHNIRKSKRNLQDNFQEDPIQMSMIIYNCLKEERKILENAQRFNQAQSGNVQSTVMLDKQKELDSKVRNVKDKVMCIEHEIKTLEDLQDEYDFKCKTLQNREHEANGVAKNDQKQEQMLIQKMYLMLDNKRKEVVLKIIELLNVTELTQKALINDELVEWKRRQQSACIGGPPNACLDQLQNWFTVVAESLQQVRQQLKKLEELEQKYTYEHDPITKNKQGLWDRTFNLFQQLIQSSFVVERQPCMPTHPQRPLVLKTGVQFTVKLRLLVKLQELNYNLKVKVLFDKDVSERNTVKGFRKFNILGTHTKVMNMEESTNGSLAAEFRHLQLKEQKNAGTRTNEGPLIVTEELHSLSFETQLCQPGLVIDLETTSLPVVVISNVSQLPSGWASILWYNMLVTEPRNLSFFLNPPCARWSQLSEVLSWQFSSVTKRGLNVDQLNMLGEKLLGPNAGPDGLIPWTRFCKENINDKNFPFWLWIESILELIKKHLLSLWNDGCIVGFISKERERTLLKDQQPGTFLLRFSESCREGAITFTWVERAQGGGEPYFHAVEPYTKKELSAVTFPDIIRNYKVMAAENIPENPLKFLYPNIDKDHAFGKYYSRPKEAPEPMELDGPKGTGYIKTELISVSEVHPSRLQTTDNLLPMSPEEFDEVSRIVGSVEFDSMMHAV, encoded by the exons ATGTCCCAGTGGTATGAGCTTCAGCAGCTTGACTCCAAATTCCTGGAGCAGGTTCACCAGCTCTATGATGACTGTTTTCCCATGGAAATCagacagtacctggcacagtggCTAGAAAAACAAGACTG GGAGCATGCTGCTAATGATGTTTCATTTGCCACCATCCGTTTTCACGACCTCCTATCACAGCTGGATGATCAGTATAGTCGCTTTTCTTTGGAGAATAATTTTTTGTTGCAGCATAACATAAGGAAAAGCAAGCGTAACCTTCAG GATAATTTTCAGGAAGACCCAATACAGATGTCTATGATCATCTATAACTGtctgaaggaggaaaggaagatcCTGGAAAATGCCCAGAGATTCAATCAG GCGCAGTCGGGGAACGTTCAGAGCACTGTGATGTTAGACAAGCAGAAGGAGCTTGACAGCAAAGTGAGAAACGTGAAGGACAAAGTTATG TGTATAGAGCACGAGATCAAGACCCTAGAAGATTTACAGGATGAATATGATTTTAAGTGCAAAACCTTGCAGAACCGAG AACATGAAGCCAATGGTGTGGCAAAGAACGATCAGAAGCAAGAACAGATGTTGATCCAGAAGATGTATTTAATGCTTGACAATAAGAGAAAG GAAGTAGTTCTCAAAATAATAGAGTTGTTGAACGTCACAGAACTTACCCAGAAAGCCCTGATTAATGATGAACTGGTAGAGTGGAAGCGGAGACAGCAGAGCGCCTGCATTGGGGGACCCCCCAATGCTTGTCTCGATCAGCTGCAGAACTG GTTCACCGTAGTCGCTGAGAGTCTGCAGCAGGTGCGTCAGCAGCTTAAAAAGCTCGAGGAACTGGAACAGAAGTACACGTATGAACACGACCCGATTACAAAAAACAAGCAGGGGCTGTGGGACCGCACCTTCAACCTTTTCCAGCAGCTCATTCAGAG CTCCTTTGTGGTGGAAAGACAGCCTTGCATGCCAACTCATCCCCAGAGGCCGCTGGTCTTGAAGACGGGGGTCCAGTTCACGGTGAAGCTGAG acTGTTGGTGAAACTGCAGGAGCTGAATTACAATTTGAAAGTCAAAGTCTTATTTGATAA agATGTGAGCGAGAGGAATACAGTAAAAGG GTTTAGAAAGTTCAACATTTTGGGCACGCATACGAAAGTGATGAACATGGAGGAGTCCACCAACGGAAGCCTGGCAGCAGAGTTCCGGCACCTG CAACTGAAGGAACAGAAAAATGCTGGCACCAGAACAAACGAG GGCCCTCTGATCGTCACCGAAGAGCTCCACTCCCTTAGTTTTGAGACCCAGTTGTGCCAGCCTGGTTTGGTCATCGACCTCGAG ACGACTTCTCTGCCCGTCGTGGTGATCTCCAATGTCAGCCAGCTCCCGAGCGGTTGGGCCTCCATCCTGTGGTACAACATGCTGGTGACGGAACCCAGG aaccTGTCCTTCTTCCTGAACCCGCCTTGTGCACGATGGTCCCAGCTCTCGGAGGTGCTCAGTTGGCAGTTTTCTTCTGTCACCAAAAGAGGTCTCAATGTGGACCAGCTGAACATGCTGGGAGAGAAGCTACTCG GTCCCAACGCTGGCCCCGACGGCCTCATCCCGTGGACGAGGTTCTGTAAG gaaaatataaatgataaaaattttcctttctggCTTTGGATTGAAAGCATCCTTGAACTCATTAAAAAACACCTGCTCTCCCTCTGGAATGATGG GTGCATCGTGGGCTTCATCAGCAAGGAGCGCGAACGCACGCTGCTCAAGGACCAGCAGCCGGGCACCTTCCTGCTGCGCTTCAGCGAGAGCTGCCGGGAGGGGGCCATCACGTTCACCTGGGTGGAGCGGGCGCAGGGCGGAGGCG AACCTTACTTCCATGCAGTTGAGCCCTACACGAAGAAAGAACTGTCTGCTGTTACATTCCCCGATATTATTCGCAATTACAAAGTCATGGCTGCTGAAAATATTCCAGAGAATCCCTTGAAGTTTCTGTATCCGAATATTGATAAAGACCATGCCTTCGGGAAGTATTACTCCAGGCCAAAGGAAG CACCAGAACCGATGGAACTTGATGGCCCTAAGGGAACTGGATACATCAAGACTGAGTTGATTTCTGTGTCTGAAGT CCACCCCTCCCGACTTCAGACGACAGATaaccttctgcccatgtctcctGAGGAGTTTGACGAGGTGTCGCGCATAGTGGGCTCCGTGGAGTTCGACAGCATG ATGCACGCGGTGTAG
- the LOC118353472 gene encoding uncharacterized protein LOC118353472, whose protein sequence is MAVYWRAARRRPGVRRPRGKGRADAGCQPSGPGVRAPASALTSAAPVASWVSGTYPFLGPFLSPEEAQAQTFRNVTLPPSSRLRTERGPFALCMCRATPSGREGASLLDGGPEPARKCFRSPSQKWEQREALSLHERDIRCWNRRTVGLLLFLLRRPRRHAALAVPSPLQVRLAVCGHPPPLAPPRGRLPAGVTTILDVVVRPGRPRPKPCDVTESSCQPREQ, encoded by the coding sequence ATGGCGGTGTACTGGCGCGCGGCCCGGAGACGTCCCGGGGTGAGGCGGCCCCGTGGGAAGGGACGGGCGGACGCGGGGTGCCAGCCCTCAGGCCCCGGGGTGCgtgccccggcctcagccctgACCTCAGCAGCACCTGTTGCGAGCTGGGTTTCCGGCACGTACCCTTTTCTTGGTCCCTTTTTGTCACCTGAGGAAGCTCAGGCTCAGACCTTCAGAAATGTGACCCTTCCGCCTTCCTCACGGTTGAGAACAGAGAGAGGGCCCTTCGCCCTGTGCATGTGTCGCGCGACCCCTTCTGGGCGCGAGGGTGCGTCCTTGTTGGACGGCGGCCCTGAGCCGGCCCGAAAGTGCTTTAGGAGCCCGTCACAAAAATGGGAGCAACGTGAAGCCCTGTCACTCCACGAACGTGACATCCGCTGCTGGAACCGCAGGACGGTGGGcctccttctgttccttcttcGCCGTCCCAGGCGTCACGCTGCCCTCGCggtccccagccccctgcaggtGAGGCTTGCCGTGTGCGGGCACCCGCCGCCACTGGCCCCTCCTCGTGGCCGCCTCCCGGCAGGCGTGACCACTATTCTGGACGTCGTGGTGAGGCCCGGGCGTCCCCGCCCCAAGCCGTGTGACGTGACTGAGAGCAGCTGCCAGCCCAGGGAGCAGTGA